In the Streptomyces formicae genome, one interval contains:
- a CDS encoding FG-GAP-like repeat-containing protein — protein MAEPGAGKNSAIPTGDFNRDGITDLIAGTPKASSSRGRVTVVPGGLEGPVAASKISLTQASEGVPGASETGDDWGAATAWGDLNADGYADLVIGAPGEDDAAGNTDRGAVTMLYGPKFTSGTDMQLADDFHYKGARFGSAVASGDFNADGKADVFATATGTGGSWAARLDPEHESGGSLTSGDTAIAYADAASGDFNRDGYADVALTYRDQAGKGKVAWFRGGRSGLSRVGVLSVPGGRSVAVGDVNGNGYDDLVIGQPYTAESGAHAGGQVTVVPGTSTGLTSTGAKTVHQATSGVPGAAEAGDAMGWSVAAGDYNADGYADVLTGAPGEDITRSGTAREDAGTSLLLKGSSSGLTGTGAKAFSQDEPGVPGSTETGDRLGSSATLAHLSGSARADLAIGVEGEDAGDGTILQLDSGSSGVPGSSGVYYGRTDLGTPAGARLGQALTP, from the coding sequence ATGGCGGAGCCCGGCGCGGGCAAGAACTCCGCGATACCCACCGGGGACTTCAACCGCGACGGCATCACCGACCTGATCGCGGGCACCCCCAAGGCGTCGTCGAGCCGCGGCCGCGTCACGGTCGTGCCCGGCGGCCTCGAAGGGCCCGTGGCCGCCTCGAAGATCTCCCTCACGCAGGCCAGTGAGGGCGTGCCCGGCGCGTCGGAGACCGGCGACGACTGGGGCGCGGCGACCGCGTGGGGCGACCTGAACGCCGACGGCTACGCCGACCTCGTGATCGGCGCGCCCGGCGAGGACGACGCGGCGGGCAACACCGACCGCGGCGCGGTCACCATGCTCTACGGCCCGAAGTTCACCTCCGGCACGGACATGCAGCTGGCGGACGACTTCCACTACAAGGGCGCCAGGTTCGGCTCTGCGGTCGCCTCCGGCGACTTCAACGCGGACGGCAAGGCGGACGTGTTCGCCACCGCGACGGGCACGGGCGGCTCGTGGGCCGCGCGGCTCGACCCCGAACACGAGTCGGGCGGCAGCCTCACCTCGGGCGACACGGCCATCGCGTACGCCGACGCGGCGTCCGGCGACTTCAACCGCGACGGCTACGCGGACGTCGCCCTCACCTACCGCGACCAGGCGGGCAAGGGCAAGGTCGCCTGGTTCAGGGGCGGCCGCTCGGGCCTGAGCCGGGTCGGCGTCCTGTCCGTGCCCGGCGGCCGCTCGGTCGCCGTGGGCGACGTCAACGGCAACGGCTACGACGACCTGGTCATCGGCCAGCCGTACACCGCCGAGTCGGGCGCGCACGCGGGCGGCCAGGTGACGGTGGTGCCCGGCACGTCGACGGGCCTCACGTCGACCGGCGCGAAGACCGTCCACCAGGCCACGTCCGGCGTCCCCGGCGCGGCGGAGGCGGGCGACGCGATGGGCTGGTCGGTCGCGGCGGGCGACTACAACGCCGACGGCTACGCGGACGTCCTGACCGGCGCGCCCGGCGAGGACATCACCCGCTCGGGCACCGCCCGCGAGGACGCGGGCACCTCCCTCCTCCTGAAGGGCTCCTCGTCCGGCCTCACCGGCACGGGCGCGAAGGCCTTCTCGCAGGACGAGCCCGGCGTCCCCGGCTCCACGGAGACCGGCGACCGCCTCGGCTCGTCGGCGACCCTGGCGCACCTCTCCGGCTCCGCCCGCGCGGACCTGGCCATCGGCGTGGAGGGCGAGGACGCGGGCGACGGCACGATCCTCCAGCTGGACAGCGGCAGTTCGGGCGTGCCGGGGTCCAGCGGCGTCTATTACGGGCGTACGGATCTTGGGACTCCTGCCGGGGCGCGGCTGGGGCAGGCGCTGACGCCGTGA
- a CDS encoding RNA polymerase sigma factor produces the protein MGQGGRSRRARAHDEELGRAIAAAQQGDEAAFAIAYRLVQPGLVGYLRGLVGTEGETAEDVAAEAWLEIARDLGRFRGDGAGFRGWTATIARHRAFDHLRRQRTRPRPAAPEQDLLELPGPHDTPEQALEAISTRRVLDLIGELPRDQAEAVLLRVVVGLDGPATARVLGKRPGAVRTAAHRGLRRLGERLGPDGAADEGPGTLGESR, from the coding sequence TTGGGCCAGGGTGGGAGATCCCGTCGCGCGCGGGCGCACGACGAGGAACTGGGCAGAGCGATCGCGGCGGCACAGCAGGGCGACGAGGCCGCCTTCGCCATCGCCTACCGGCTCGTCCAGCCCGGGCTCGTCGGCTATCTGCGCGGCCTGGTCGGCACCGAGGGGGAGACCGCGGAGGACGTGGCGGCCGAGGCCTGGCTGGAGATCGCCAGGGACCTGGGGCGCTTCCGCGGGGACGGCGCCGGATTCCGCGGCTGGACCGCGACGATCGCCAGGCACCGGGCCTTCGACCACCTGCGCCGACAGCGGACCCGGCCGCGCCCCGCAGCCCCGGAACAGGACCTGCTCGAACTGCCGGGCCCGCACGACACCCCCGAACAGGCCCTCGAGGCGATCTCGACCCGACGGGTGCTCGACCTGATCGGCGAACTGCCCCGCGACCAGGCGGAGGCCGTCCTGCTGCGGGTGGTCGTCGGCCTCGACGGCCCCGCGACGGCCCGGGTCCTCGGCAAGCGGCCCGGAGCGGTACGGACGGCCGCCCACCGGGGACTGCGCAGGCTCGGGGAGCGCCTCGGCCCCGACGGCGCGGCGGATGAGGGGCCCGGCACGCTGGGCGAGTCGAGATGA
- a CDS encoding flavodoxin-dependent (E)-4-hydroxy-3-methylbut-2-enyl-diphosphate synthase: MATVVADSVVPVVPLLKRVVGPGALRALPEDQLPGLAGEIRRFLVAEGIGDTNRVSLSADPVEQVKAGCRIPRTPGLRPRKLEIAACPGRGGRPRLQADIHKPVSQVEAAFDGFPHPLRVSYGNGQVFCHGEVLRTAPASAFVETQLGGASRLPDTSSGSTPRRMVNSSEAGEQT, from the coding sequence ATGGCCACGGTCGTGGCGGACAGCGTGGTGCCGGTGGTGCCGCTGCTGAAGCGGGTGGTCGGCCCGGGGGCGCTGCGTGCGCTGCCGGAGGACCAGTTGCCGGGGCTGGCCGGGGAGATCCGCCGGTTCCTCGTCGCGGAGGGCATCGGCGACACCAACCGCGTCTCCCTCTCGGCCGACCCCGTGGAACAGGTCAAGGCGGGCTGCCGCATCCCGCGGACCCCGGGACTGCGCCCTCGCAAGCTGGAGATCGCCGCCTGCCCCGGCCGCGGCGGTCGCCCGCGCCTCCAGGCCGACATCCACAAACCTGTTTCCCAGGTCGAGGCGGCCTTCGACGGCTTCCCCCACCCCCTGCGCGTCTCCTACGGCAACGGACAGGTCTTCTGCCACGGCGAAGTGCTGCGCACCGCCCCCGCATCAGCGTTCGTCGAGACGCAACTGGGCGGAGCGTCCCGCCTGCCCGACACGAGTAGCGGCAGCACACCAAGAAGGATGGTCAACTCCAGTGAAGCCGGTGAACAGACATGA
- a CDS encoding polyprenyl synthetase family protein, translating into MDPARIRHQVDAVLGAFIHHKKAAAREQGLPVEAPQALDDFLAAGGKRLRPLLCVLGWHTTGSSSGGGLAQAVQVGAALEMFHAFCLIHDDIMDHSDTRRGRPTVHRALAARHRAGHDAVLAKDIGTSAAILAGDLALLWSDELLRAPDTGLGPAQLEQVAPLIDLMRGEVLHGQYLDLISTGRPSPDTGPALAIIRYKTAKYTCERPLHIGAALAGADARFLDALSAFALPLGEAFQLRDDLLGVFGHQAETGKPTFDDLREGKHTVLISFALKAADDTQARLLRTLYGNARLDEDDTDTVRAVLRATGADQAVEHMITNRYEQALAALEGLSLPREVHHQLRSLADKTVWRTS; encoded by the coding sequence TTGGACCCGGCCCGGATACGTCATCAGGTCGACGCGGTTCTGGGCGCGTTCATCCACCACAAGAAGGCCGCGGCTCGCGAACAGGGGCTGCCTGTCGAGGCCCCCCAGGCACTGGATGACTTTCTGGCGGCCGGCGGTAAACGCCTGCGCCCGCTGCTGTGCGTGCTGGGCTGGCACACCACCGGCAGCAGCAGCGGGGGCGGCCTGGCGCAGGCGGTTCAGGTGGGCGCGGCTCTGGAGATGTTTCACGCCTTCTGCCTCATCCACGACGACATCATGGACCACTCCGACACCCGCCGCGGACGGCCTACCGTCCACCGCGCGCTGGCTGCACGTCACCGTGCGGGCCACGACGCTGTTCTGGCCAAGGACATCGGCACCAGCGCGGCCATCCTGGCCGGCGACCTCGCCCTGCTGTGGTCCGACGAACTCCTCCGTGCCCCGGACACCGGCCTCGGCCCGGCCCAGCTCGAACAGGTGGCGCCGCTCATCGACCTGATGCGGGGGGAGGTGCTGCACGGCCAGTACCTGGACCTGATCTCCACCGGACGCCCCTCCCCTGACACCGGCCCGGCGCTGGCGATCATCCGGTACAAGACCGCCAAGTACACCTGCGAGCGGCCCTTGCACATCGGTGCCGCCCTCGCCGGAGCCGATGCCCGCTTCCTGGACGCACTGAGCGCGTTCGCGCTGCCGCTGGGTGAAGCCTTCCAGCTCCGCGACGACCTGCTGGGGGTCTTCGGCCATCAAGCCGAGACCGGCAAGCCCACCTTCGATGACCTGCGCGAGGGCAAACACACCGTGCTCATCTCCTTCGCCCTGAAGGCCGCGGACGACACCCAGGCACGGCTGCTGCGCACTCTGTACGGCAATGCCCGCCTGGACGAGGACGACACCGACACCGTGCGGGCCGTCCTGCGGGCCACCGGCGCGGACCAGGCCGTCGAGCACATGATCACTAACCGCTACGAGCAGGCCCTGGCCGCCCTCGAGGGCCTCTCCCTGCCCCGCGAGGTGCACCACCAACTGCGCAGCCTCGCAGACAAGACGGTGTGGAGGACGTCATGA
- a CDS encoding Rieske 2Fe-2S domain-containing protein, with translation MTAAVRSGNGDRHSGYDATWFAAAHSKNLKHQQIVNTVVCEKKVTLYRTADGVVHAINPVCPHLGASLGHGRVEGDNIRCPFHGLAFNPEGRCVEVPWGAPPIRPSVQHYRVHENNGFIYVWVSETEPAWTPLHLDRSPFTYAVTWEATISASPRDMVENAPDYQHFAALHTMEAPRRTAPTVFEKHVMSIRLNAAGFWVNYPTLASLNAEGTGLIHAHVTMPRTAFRLLEIVTQTPADQGTSVLRVATYANATTFLKGAARKGADRLVSHLAHWGATHQMKRDIFIWAHRVYPEHAHLTKGEEDIAALRRWMRQFDEAAPQPDPPPAA, from the coding sequence ATGACCGCAGCCGTTCGCTCAGGAAACGGAGACCGGCACTCGGGCTACGACGCGACCTGGTTCGCAGCAGCCCACTCCAAGAACCTGAAGCACCAGCAGATCGTCAACACCGTCGTCTGCGAGAAGAAGGTGACCTTGTACCGGACCGCTGACGGAGTCGTGCACGCGATCAACCCGGTCTGCCCGCACCTCGGGGCGAGCCTCGGGCACGGTCGGGTGGAGGGAGACAACATCCGTTGTCCCTTCCACGGCCTGGCGTTCAACCCCGAGGGGCGATGCGTCGAGGTTCCCTGGGGGGCTCCCCCCATCCGTCCGAGCGTCCAGCACTACCGGGTGCACGAGAACAACGGATTCATCTACGTCTGGGTGAGCGAGACCGAACCTGCCTGGACGCCCCTTCACTTGGACCGATCCCCGTTCACCTACGCCGTCACCTGGGAAGCGACGATCAGTGCCAGCCCCCGCGACATGGTCGAGAACGCTCCCGATTACCAGCACTTCGCCGCCCTGCACACCATGGAGGCGCCCCGGCGGACCGCCCCTACCGTCTTTGAGAAGCACGTGATGTCGATCCGTCTCAACGCTGCGGGATTCTGGGTGAACTACCCCACGCTCGCCAGCTTGAACGCGGAGGGAACCGGCCTCATCCACGCCCACGTGACGATGCCCCGTACCGCCTTCCGGCTCTTGGAGATCGTCACGCAGACCCCGGCAGACCAGGGGACATCGGTTCTGCGAGTGGCGACGTACGCCAATGCCACCACCTTCCTCAAGGGAGCAGCACGCAAAGGGGCCGACCGCCTCGTCAGCCACCTCGCCCACTGGGGGGCCACCCACCAGATGAAACGCGACATCTTCATCTGGGCGCACCGGGTCTACCCCGAGCACGCGCACTTGACCAAGGGGGAGGAGGACATCGCCGCGCTCCGACGATGGATGAGGCAGTTCGACGAGGCCGCCCCGCAGCCGGATCCTCCGCCCGCCGCCTGA
- a CDS encoding Rieske 2Fe-2S domain-containing protein: protein MTMQRHTYPWGWYPVAFSRDVPSGKVITSKLADSEVVVYRTADGQAHVILPTCPHLGAHLGGGHVEGQLIVCPFHAFGFAPDGTCARTGYNTTPPHNARVGTFPTQEANGFVFAWYHEAATAPAWRIEQVDLKGFGYGYRNQNTFRGNQIDLLENGVDLGHFQVVHANQAKIVNGHPIEDDFRYVIDLELTGFYRNIPTYVRAEMYGLGYAVVSLKMPKFAVSAYEIIGYTPEGSGLITLRRTTVTRCGSAPGNPAGRHILRVVSTLVGYVVMRLSTVQGNNDIRIWDRRVFIERPKLAQGDGPIMPARKWAEKFHH from the coding sequence ATGACGATGCAGCGCCACACATACCCCTGGGGCTGGTATCCGGTCGCGTTCAGTCGCGACGTTCCTTCGGGGAAGGTCATCACCAGCAAGCTCGCCGATTCAGAGGTCGTCGTCTATCGGACCGCTGACGGGCAGGCACATGTCATCTTGCCCACCTGTCCGCACCTGGGGGCACACCTCGGCGGTGGTCACGTAGAGGGCCAGCTCATCGTGTGCCCCTTCCACGCCTTCGGCTTCGCCCCCGACGGCACCTGCGCACGAACGGGCTACAACACCACCCCGCCCCACAACGCCCGCGTGGGTACGTTCCCCACCCAGGAAGCCAACGGCTTCGTCTTCGCCTGGTACCACGAGGCCGCCACGGCCCCGGCCTGGCGCATCGAGCAGGTGGACCTGAAGGGTTTCGGCTACGGGTACCGCAACCAGAACACCTTCCGCGGAAACCAGATCGATCTCCTGGAGAACGGTGTGGACCTCGGGCACTTCCAGGTCGTGCACGCGAATCAGGCGAAGATCGTCAACGGTCATCCGATCGAAGACGACTTTCGGTACGTCATAGACCTCGAACTCACCGGTTTCTACCGCAACATCCCCACCTACGTCCGCGCGGAGATGTACGGGCTCGGGTACGCAGTCGTGAGTCTGAAGATGCCGAAGTTCGCCGTGTCCGCGTACGAGATCATCGGATACACACCGGAGGGCAGCGGCCTCATCACACTGCGCCGGACCACGGTCACCCGCTGCGGCTCCGCGCCCGGAAATCCGGCCGGCCGCCATATCCTCCGGGTCGTATCCACACTGGTGGGATACGTGGTGATGCGGCTGAGCACCGTGCAGGGAAACAACGACATCAGGATCTGGGACCGCCGCGTCTTCATCGAACGCCCGAAGCTGGCCCAGGGCGACGGGCCCATCATGCCTGCCCGGAAGTGGGCCGAGAAGTTCCACCACTAG
- a CDS encoding terpene synthase family protein, whose amino-acid sequence MPRTEFDIPGISATSPHVQAAREHLLKWMKGYDLLPSDSRTQQLGSEDVALLTAMGYPWAGSEELNILTDYLAVTWVIDDGLDTKFGREPHHVIKLVEQLCAVLDFHAVGPAPVVVDAFHDVWKRSVEVASPHWQEHASHTWRAYFWGQAWETINRYRAMNALDLENYVSLWNICSGGAVWFEYVELGHEEFPPAWFHSPEVQNLRRAANGVALAVDDLASLEKEESDDDEHNFIKVMINAHGYSREDAIAKAVAWGQEQADLMRRCYARLQAYAEQRVGLDGTDIEKCLRAADAVLAGTRGYHDWALISPRYGSHGIQVRGDGIDEPLRVRGLF is encoded by the coding sequence ATGCCAAGGACCGAATTCGACATCCCCGGGATCTCCGCGACCAGTCCCCACGTCCAGGCCGCACGAGAGCACCTCCTCAAGTGGATGAAAGGGTACGACCTGCTTCCCAGCGATTCCCGGACTCAGCAGCTAGGAAGTGAGGACGTCGCCCTCCTGACGGCCATGGGCTATCCCTGGGCGGGCTCGGAGGAGCTGAACATCCTGACGGATTACCTCGCGGTGACATGGGTGATCGACGACGGGCTCGACACGAAGTTCGGCCGCGAGCCGCACCACGTGATCAAGCTTGTCGAGCAGCTCTGTGCCGTGCTCGACTTTCACGCCGTGGGGCCCGCGCCAGTGGTCGTCGATGCCTTCCACGATGTGTGGAAGCGCAGTGTCGAGGTCGCCTCCCCCCACTGGCAGGAACACGCCTCTCACACCTGGCGCGCCTACTTCTGGGGACAGGCATGGGAAACCATCAACAGGTACCGCGCCATGAACGCGCTGGATCTCGAGAACTACGTCTCCCTGTGGAACATTTGCAGCGGGGGCGCCGTGTGGTTCGAGTACGTCGAGCTGGGTCACGAAGAATTCCCCCCTGCCTGGTTCCACAGTCCAGAAGTCCAGAACCTGCGACGCGCGGCCAACGGCGTGGCACTGGCGGTCGACGACCTGGCTTCGCTGGAGAAGGAGGAATCCGACGACGACGAGCACAACTTCATCAAAGTCATGATCAACGCGCACGGCTACAGCCGGGAAGACGCGATCGCGAAAGCAGTCGCCTGGGGACAGGAGCAGGCCGACCTGATGCGCCGCTGTTATGCGCGCCTCCAGGCGTACGCCGAACAACGCGTCGGCCTGGACGGAACCGACATCGAAAAGTGCCTGCGCGCCGCAGACGCGGTACTCGCGGGCACACGCGGGTACCACGACTGGGCGCTGATCTCCCCACGCTACGGGTCCCACGGAATCCAGGTCCGCGGCGATGGAATTGACGAACCGCTCCGAGTGAGGGGACTGTTCTGA